From Sediminibacterium sp. TEGAF015, a single genomic window includes:
- a CDS encoding RDD family protein produces the protein MKSVGDGTRALNFFIDTIIITILAILLFKWYNFYVMYWGYTPFHFGWFFFPVMFTYYFLFELIFLKTPGKWLTYSRVMAKNGKRPNWYMIGFRSLLRLTLIDLFFSPFLGGPLHDFASATTVVEDSDK, from the coding sequence ATGAAAAGTGTAGGGGACGGAACTAGGGCGTTAAATTTTTTTATTGATACGATAATCATTACCATTCTAGCAATCTTGCTTTTCAAGTGGTATAACTTTTATGTGATGTACTGGGGTTATACTCCTTTTCATTTTGGATGGTTTTTCTTTCCTGTGATGTTTACCTATTACTTTTTATTTGAATTAATCTTTTTGAAAACGCCCGGAAAATGGCTGACCTATTCAAGAGTGATGGCCAAAAATGGTAAACGTCCCAATTGGTATATGATTGGCTTTAGAAGTCTGCTGCGCCTGACATTAATTGATTTGTTCTTCAGTCCCTTTCTGGGTGGTCCTTTACACGATTTTGCCAGTGCAACCACGGTTGTGGAGGATTCAGACAAATAA
- a CDS encoding SGNH/GDSL hydrolase family protein, which translates to MLQKSLLILLVCSTVLVMSFTLQKRKKVVFFGDSITQMGAEPGGYIRQMEAMIAKESLGNQYELIGAGISGNKVTDLYLRLERDVLSKQPDIVVIYVGINDVWHKRLAGTGTDYVKYTEFYDAIVKKLQAAGAKVVVCTPSVIGERKDNSNEQDGELNMYSNWLRQYAKDKKLSCVDLRTEFQNYLIANNPANAEKGLLTTDRVHLNAAGNEFVAKTIWNTLKNVQ; encoded by the coding sequence ATGTTACAAAAATCCCTCCTTATTCTGTTGGTTTGCAGTACCGTTTTGGTTATGAGTTTTACCCTTCAAAAAAGAAAGAAAGTAGTTTTCTTCGGAGACTCCATTACCCAGATGGGTGCTGAACCAGGTGGTTATATCCGTCAGATGGAAGCAATGATAGCCAAGGAAAGCTTGGGGAACCAATATGAATTAATAGGAGCGGGTATCAGTGGGAATAAAGTTACTGACTTGTATTTGCGTTTGGAAAGAGACGTGTTAAGTAAACAACCCGATATAGTTGTAATATATGTTGGCATCAATGATGTTTGGCATAAGCGTTTGGCGGGTACTGGAACTGACTATGTAAAATACACTGAATTCTACGATGCCATTGTAAAAAAGTTACAGGCTGCTGGGGCGAAAGTTGTCGTTTGTACTCCTTCCGTTATAGGAGAAAGAAAAGACAACTCGAATGAGCAAGACGGAGAATTAAATATGTACAGCAACTGGTTAAGACAATACGCCAAAGACAAAAAGTTGTCCTGTGTTGATTTAAGAACTGAGTTTCAAAACTATTTAATTGCCAATAATCCCGCCAATGCAGAGAAAGGTTTATTAACCACCGACCGCGTTCATTTGAACGCAGCCGGCAATGAATTTGTGGCTAAGACAATTTGGAATACTTTGAAAAATGTACAATAG
- a CDS encoding riboflavin synthase encodes MFTGIIESLGVIESVQHSGSNVTFTLRASIAPELKVDQSLAHDGVCLTVEKIEGDLYQVTAIEETIRKTNLAQWKKGKKVNLERCMKMNGRLDGHIVQGHVDGIATCVEVKNGEGSWEYRFEFDSAFAALVIEKGSIAVNGTSLTCFEVGANTFKVAIIPYTYEHTSIQDVTIGDKVNIEFDILGKYVQRAIAVKNDKYFVN; translated from the coding sequence ATGTTCACTGGTATTATAGAAAGTCTGGGTGTTATAGAATCGGTTCAGCATAGTGGCTCCAACGTAACTTTCACTTTGAGAGCTTCTATTGCTCCAGAATTAAAAGTGGATCAAAGTTTGGCCCATGATGGTGTTTGTTTGACAGTCGAGAAAATAGAAGGGGATTTGTATCAGGTGACGGCCATTGAAGAAACCATACGTAAGACGAATCTGGCGCAGTGGAAAAAAGGGAAAAAAGTGAATCTGGAGCGTTGCATGAAGATGAATGGTCGATTAGATGGTCATATTGTGCAAGGGCATGTGGATGGAATAGCAACCTGTGTTGAAGTTAAAAACGGGGAAGGAAGCTGGGAATACCGGTTTGAATTTGATTCGGCTTTTGCTGCGCTGGTCATTGAGAAAGGATCCATTGCGGTTAATGGCACCAGCCTTACTTGTTTTGAGGTTGGCGCCAATACTTTTAAAGTTGCCATTATCCCTTATACCTATGAGCATACCAGTATTCAGGATGTAACTATAGGGGATAAGGTAAATATTGAGTTTGATATACTTGGCAAATACGTGCAGAGGGCGATCGCCGTAAAAAATGATAAATATTTTGTCAATTAA
- the rpsU gene encoding 30S ribosomal protein S21 encodes MLIIDSKDCENIDKALKKYKKKFEKSKTLLQLRERQAFTKPSVVRRGQVLKAIYKQQIASGKIEG; translated from the coding sequence ATGTTAATTATCGATTCTAAAGACTGCGAAAACATCGACAAGGCACTGAAAAAGTACAAGAAGAAATTCGAGAAAAGTAAGACTTTGTTGCAGTTGAGAGAGCGTCAAGCATTCACCAAGCCGTCAGTTGTACGTCGTGGTCAAGTGTTGAAAGCTATCTACAAGCAGCAGATCGCTAGCGGAAAGATCGAGGGATAA
- the hscA gene encoding Fe-S protein assembly chaperone HscA yields the protein MAKIGINIATGSLQQEEVIVGIDLGTTNSLVAIIHPESKQPVALREHNSSSLVPSVVHFDALGNAEVGEQAKAYLETDPSNTIFSAKRLMGKSYKDVKENAGFFTYKVIDDDTDSLVKVQIGDRFYSPIELSSFILKELKSRAEHILKTPVNKAVITVPAYFNDAQRQATRDAGKLAGLDVLRIVNEPTAASLAYGLGVHKDDNKTIAVYDLGGGTFDVSILQINNGIFEVLSTNGDTYLGGDDFDRAIMEFWLKQIEVPFSAVQNDKAVLQSLRLLAEEAKKTLSQQENFATDWSGYQVRISRSEFNQCLIPLVNKTIECCAKALSDAGLQTADIDSVIMVGGSTRVPLVKDKVSEYFGKTVNDSVNPDEVVAIGAAVQADILAGNNKDFLLLDITPLSLGIETMGGLMDVLIPRNAKIPNRASRQYTTQKDGQGSMRISVFQGERDLVQHNRKLAEFNFKGIPGMPAGMPKVEVSFLINADGILSVTAKELRSGVEQSIEVKPQYGLTDAEVEQMLMDSITHAKDDMQTRALVEARTEAEQILSVTEKFIAKNASLLTKEEMIATASAMQNLQMALTMNDKNLIQTKIEELNEISRPFAERAMDQAVSGALKGKQI from the coding sequence ATGGCAAAGATTGGAATAAATATAGCAACCGGAAGTTTGCAACAAGAAGAAGTAATTGTTGGAATAGACCTGGGCACAACCAATAGTTTGGTGGCCATTATTCATCCGGAAAGCAAGCAGCCAGTTGCATTGCGGGAGCACAATAGCAGCAGTTTGGTGCCAAGTGTAGTTCACTTTGATGCATTGGGTAATGCCGAAGTAGGGGAACAGGCAAAAGCCTATCTGGAAACCGATCCTTCCAATACCATTTTCTCTGCTAAAAGATTAATGGGGAAGAGCTATAAAGATGTGAAGGAAAATGCGGGGTTCTTTACTTACAAAGTAATTGATGACGATACCGATAGCCTGGTGAAAGTGCAGATAGGCGATCGTTTTTATTCTCCTATTGAATTGAGTTCTTTCATTTTGAAAGAACTTAAATCAAGAGCAGAACATATTCTTAAGACACCAGTGAATAAGGCTGTTATAACAGTTCCAGCTTATTTTAATGATGCTCAGCGTCAGGCAACCAGAGATGCGGGTAAGCTGGCTGGATTAGACGTGTTGCGGATTGTGAACGAGCCTACCGCAGCCAGCCTGGCTTACGGATTGGGTGTTCATAAAGACGATAACAAAACAATTGCAGTATACGATTTAGGAGGAGGAACTTTTGATGTTTCCATACTTCAGATTAACAATGGCATTTTTGAAGTTTTAAGTACCAACGGAGATACTTACCTCGGAGGAGATGATTTTGACAGAGCTATTATGGAATTCTGGTTAAAGCAAATTGAAGTTCCATTCAGCGCTGTTCAAAATGACAAAGCGGTGTTGCAGTCGCTTCGATTATTGGCTGAAGAAGCAAAAAAGACCTTGAGTCAACAAGAAAATTTTGCAACAGATTGGAGCGGTTACCAAGTGCGTATTAGCCGTTCCGAATTCAATCAGTGTTTAATCCCCCTGGTAAATAAAACCATCGAATGTTGCGCAAAAGCCTTATCGGATGCAGGATTGCAAACGGCCGATATTGATTCTGTTATCATGGTAGGTGGAAGTACCCGAGTGCCATTGGTGAAAGATAAAGTGAGCGAATACTTTGGTAAAACTGTAAATGATTCAGTAAATCCGGATGAAGTGGTAGCCATTGGAGCTGCGGTTCAGGCAGATATTTTAGCAGGCAATAACAAAGATTTTTTATTGTTGGACATTACCCCTTTGAGTTTGGGTATTGAGACCATGGGGGGATTAATGGATGTTTTAATTCCGAGAAACGCTAAAATTCCTAATAGGGCTTCTCGCCAATACACTACCCAAAAAGATGGGCAGGGATCTATGCGTATTTCTGTATTTCAAGGGGAGAGAGATTTGGTGCAACACAATCGCAAACTCGCTGAATTTAATTTCAAAGGAATTCCTGGTATGCCCGCTGGTATGCCTAAAGTAGAAGTGAGTTTTCTTATCAACGCAGATGGGATTTTATCGGTTACAGCCAAGGAACTGAGAAGTGGAGTAGAACAAAGTATTGAAGTGAAACCTCAGTACGGATTAACCGATGCAGAAGTAGAGCAAATGCTGATGGACAGTATTACGCACGCAAAAGATGATATGCAAACAAGGGCATTGGTTGAAGCTAGAACAGAAGCAGAACAGATTCTTTCTGTTACGGAAAAATTCATAGCTAAAAATGCTTCGCTATTAACAAAAGAGGAAATGATTGCTACGGCTAGTGCTATGCAAAATCTGCAGATGGCATTAACCATGAATGATAAAAATTTAATACAGACTAAGATTGAAGAGTTGAATGAAATTAGCAGACCTTTTGCAGAAAGGGCCATGGATCAAGCGGTGAGTGGGGCTTTAAAGGGCAAGCAGATCTAA
- a CDS encoding tyrosine-type recombinase/integrase, giving the protein MPIPQYPEIQEFLNYLKFERRYSLHTLEAYQLDLEQFSQYLSSQFESPGLNSISASMVRSWLAEMKSDEISSRSINRKISSLKSFFKYLLKVGCLKATPMTAVVSPKTQKRLPVYIEKKQLEDLFLYMPFSDDWKGKTERLILLLFYSTGMRLSELINLKPGQIDFANAQVKVLGKGNKERIIPASADLMDQLKNYLAERPLEALPDSPLFVNEAGKPLHSRTVYGWVNARLKQITTIDKKSPHVLRHSFATHLMNNGADINAVKSLLGHSSLAATQVYTHNTIEQLKKVYQKAHPKA; this is encoded by the coding sequence ATGCCCATACCTCAATATCCCGAAATACAGGAGTTTTTGAACTATCTCAAGTTCGAACGGAGGTACTCTTTACACACTTTAGAAGCTTACCAGCTCGATCTGGAACAGTTTTCTCAATATCTGTCAAGTCAGTTTGAAAGTCCCGGATTAAACAGTATCAGTGCCTCAATGGTCCGCTCTTGGTTAGCGGAAATGAAGTCCGATGAGATTTCTTCCCGATCCATCAACCGGAAAATATCCAGTTTAAAATCCTTTTTTAAATATTTACTGAAAGTCGGTTGCTTGAAAGCAACCCCGATGACAGCGGTTGTTTCTCCCAAAACCCAAAAAAGATTGCCAGTATACATAGAAAAAAAGCAGCTGGAGGATTTGTTTTTGTACATGCCTTTTTCTGATGATTGGAAAGGGAAAACGGAACGATTGATATTATTGCTTTTTTACAGTACCGGTATGCGGTTAAGTGAGCTGATCAACTTAAAACCAGGGCAGATTGATTTTGCGAATGCTCAGGTTAAAGTGCTTGGGAAAGGTAATAAAGAGCGCATTATTCCTGCTTCTGCAGACCTGATGGATCAATTAAAAAATTATTTGGCTGAACGGCCTCTTGAAGCTTTGCCGGATAGCCCTCTTTTTGTAAACGAAGCAGGGAAGCCGCTTCATAGCAGAACCGTATACGGATGGGTTAATGCCCGTTTGAAACAGATTACCACTATTGATAAAAAAAGTCCTCACGTGTTGCGCCATAGCTTTGCTACCCATTTAATGAATAACGGAGCAGACATAAACGCAGTGAAGTCTTTGTTGGGTCACAGCAGTCTTGCTGCCACACAGGTTTATACCCATAATACCATTGAGCAACTGAAGAAAGTTTACCAGAAAGCACATCCCAAAGCGTAG
- the nusG gene encoding transcription termination/antitermination protein NusG: MEVAEKMQTSELPQQETKWYVLRVVSGKERKVKEYLDKDVIRNGWQDIIKQIFLPMEKVYKVQNGKKVMREKNYFPGYVMMEVLDGKLNDDMVQHISNISNVMHFLTDGKGSKGQIISLRKSEVNKMLGKVDEMNDMGVTMSEPFIVGETIKIIEGPFNDFNGVIEEVNDEKKKLKVTVKIFGRSTPVELSYMQVEKIA; encoded by the coding sequence ATGGAAGTAGCAGAAAAAATGCAGACCAGCGAATTACCACAGCAAGAAACCAAATGGTACGTATTGCGTGTAGTGAGCGGTAAGGAAAGAAAAGTGAAGGAATACCTTGACAAAGATGTTATCAGAAACGGATGGCAGGATATCATCAAGCAGATTTTCTTACCAATGGAAAAAGTATATAAGGTTCAGAATGGTAAGAAAGTAATGCGTGAGAAGAACTATTTCCCCGGATATGTGATGATGGAAGTGTTAGACGGGAAGTTGAATGATGATATGGTTCAGCATATTAGCAACATCAGCAATGTTATGCACTTCCTAACAGATGGTAAGGGATCTAAAGGACAAATTATCTCATTACGCAAGTCTGAAGTTAATAAGATGCTGGGTAAGGTAGATGAAATGAATGATATGGGTGTAACCATGAGTGAGCCTTTCATTGTTGGTGAAACTATTAAGATTATTGAAGGACCTTTCAATGACTTCAATGGCGTAATTGAAGAAGTGAATGATGAAAAGAAAAAGCTGAAAGTAACGGTTAAAATCTTCGGTCGTTCAACACCAGTAGAACTAAGCTACATGCAGGTTGAAAAAATAGCATAA
- the secE gene encoding preprotein translocase subunit SecE, translating into MNKIALYFKESYQELLEKVTWPTWLQLQQSTVIVLVATVIITAMVWVMDFSSNQLLKLVYSLFK; encoded by the coding sequence ATGAATAAGATAGCATTATACTTTAAAGAAAGCTACCAGGAATTACTGGAGAAAGTGACCTGGCCAACCTGGTTACAATTACAGCAAAGCACGGTTATTGTGTTGGTAGCTACGGTTATTATCACAGCCATGGTTTGGGTAATGGATTTTTCAAGCAACCAATTGTTAAAGTTAGTTTACTCATTATTCAAGTAA
- the hpf gene encoding ribosome hibernation-promoting factor, HPF/YfiA family: MNVNIQTVHFDADEKLVEFVTKKLAKLPTFHDKILKVDVFLKLDNVVHNIKDKVAEIKVHVPKHEFFVKSSSKSFEESFESALDSLINQIKRKKEKLAA, translated from the coding sequence ATGAACGTTAACATTCAAACTGTCCATTTTGATGCAGATGAAAAACTAGTAGAGTTCGTAACAAAGAAACTGGCCAAGCTGCCTACGTTTCACGACAAGATTCTCAAAGTGGATGTATTCTTGAAACTGGATAATGTGGTTCACAACATCAAAGACAAAGTGGCTGAGATTAAAGTGCATGTACCCAAACATGAATTCTTTGTCAAGTCGTCTTCCAAGTCTTTTGAAGAATCATTTGAAAGTGCCTTAGATTCTCTAATCAATCAAATTAAACGTAAAAAAGAAAAATTAGCCGCCTAA
- the tyrS gene encoding tyrosine--tRNA ligase — translation MSLVEELRWRGMLQDIMPGTEDLLNKEMVSGYIGFDPTSDSLHIGSLVPILLLVHLQKAGHKPFALVGGATGMIGDPSFKSEERNLLSEETLQHNLEGIKKQLSKFLDFTSDAPNKAEMVNNYDWFKDFSFLNFIRDVGKHITVNYMMSKDSVRKRLEGNNGMSFTEFTYQLIQGYDFYWLYQNKNCKLQMGGSDQWGNIVTGTEIIRRKAGGEAFAFTCPLLTKADGGKFGKTEKGNVWLDPEKTSPYQFYQFWLNASDEDATKWIKIFTLLPKEEIDQLITEHAAAPHTRTLQKKLAEEITCFVHSREDYEFAVKASEILFGNASTETLASLNEKQLLQVMEGVPTAEVSRSQIEAGYDLISLLADTGVTPSKGEAKKLMAAGGVAINKEKIAPEKTAVGTADLLQNKYLLLQKGKKNYFLVKIIE, via the coding sequence ATGAGTTTAGTGGAAGAATTACGCTGGAGAGGCATGTTGCAGGATATAATGCCTGGCACAGAAGATTTATTAAATAAGGAAATGGTTTCCGGCTATATAGGATTTGATCCTACTTCCGATAGTTTGCATATTGGTAGCCTGGTCCCCATTTTATTATTGGTGCATTTACAGAAAGCAGGACATAAACCTTTTGCATTAGTAGGTGGGGCAACCGGAATGATTGGTGATCCAAGCTTTAAAAGTGAGGAAAGAAATTTGTTAAGTGAGGAAACTTTGCAGCACAATCTGGAAGGCATAAAAAAACAATTGAGCAAGTTTCTGGATTTCACCTCTGACGCCCCCAATAAAGCTGAAATGGTGAACAACTACGACTGGTTCAAAGACTTCAGTTTTCTGAATTTTATCAGAGACGTAGGTAAGCATATCACGGTTAACTACATGATGAGCAAAGACAGTGTTCGCAAGCGCCTGGAAGGAAATAATGGCATGAGTTTTACCGAATTTACTTATCAGCTGATACAGGGATACGACTTCTATTGGTTATACCAAAATAAAAACTGCAAACTCCAAATGGGCGGAAGCGACCAGTGGGGCAATATTGTAACTGGCACCGAAATCATTCGGAGAAAAGCGGGTGGAGAAGCATTTGCTTTTACTTGTCCATTATTAACCAAAGCCGACGGAGGGAAATTTGGGAAAACAGAAAAGGGAAATGTATGGCTTGATCCTGAAAAAACTTCCCCATATCAGTTCTATCAATTCTGGTTAAATGCCAGCGATGAAGATGCTACCAAGTGGATTAAAATATTTACCTTATTACCTAAGGAAGAAATTGATCAGCTGATTACTGAACATGCTGCAGCCCCACATACAAGGACCTTACAGAAAAAACTGGCCGAAGAAATCACTTGCTTTGTACATAGCCGTGAAGACTATGAATTTGCAGTAAAAGCCTCAGAGATCTTGTTTGGCAATGCTTCTACAGAAACTTTGGCTTCATTAAATGAAAAGCAATTATTACAAGTAATGGAAGGCGTGCCTACTGCTGAAGTATCTCGCAGTCAAATAGAAGCCGGATACGATTTAATCAGTTTGTTGGCTGATACGGGAGTTACCCCAAGCAAAGGCGAAGCAAAAAAGTTAATGGCAGCCGGCGGAGTTGCTATTAATAAAGAAAAAATAGCTCCTGAAAAAACAGCGGTTGGCACTGCCGACTTACTGCAAAACAAATATTTGTTGTTACAAAAAGGGAAGAAAAACTATTTCCTCGTAAAAATCATAGAGTAA
- a CDS encoding sugar 3,4-ketoisomerase, producing the protein MAYILNLVNFKDTRGELTVLDNAERLLPFKIKRVFYIYNVDETARGGHRHHETIQAAICIHGSCKVWNNNGEKVEEFLLDNPSKCLILETRDWHKMYDFSKDAVLLVFASTTFDSSDYIYEPYPEKK; encoded by the coding sequence ATGGCTTATATACTTAACCTGGTTAATTTTAAAGATACCCGTGGCGAGCTTACCGTACTGGACAATGCAGAACGTTTACTCCCTTTTAAAATAAAGCGTGTATTCTATATATACAATGTTGATGAAACGGCAAGAGGCGGGCATCGGCATCACGAAACCATACAAGCTGCCATTTGTATTCATGGTTCCTGCAAAGTCTGGAACAACAATGGCGAAAAGGTTGAAGAATTTTTACTGGATAATCCTTCCAAGTGTCTGATACTGGAAACCAGGGATTGGCATAAAATGTATGATTTTTCAAAAGATGCTGTTTTATTGGTTTTTGCTTCTACCACATTTGATTCTTCCGATTATATTTACGAGCCTTATCCAGAAAAAAAATGA
- a CDS encoding beta-1,6-N-acetylglucosaminyltransferase, producing the protein MRVAHLIITYTSPFQTERMIQRMQHPEFDFYIHVDAKFPLESHDNLKKYPNVYFIQNRVDVQWAAYSTIQAEFNGLQEILDSARTYDFISLMSGQDYPIKTTEQMQSFFDERKGKLLLKYRAFSGEWEEGMKRVNKYHMTDFRFKGQFLLEKLINFFVKRTDQPKGMKFYGSSMFWAISPEAAEYVLKTVDRVPKMRRFFKYSWAPDEFLFQTILLNSPFASKVINENCHYYKHPPQTPSPKTFDSSDFDDIIASDRLYARKFDMAKAPELLDRIDNFLTAKTLD; encoded by the coding sequence ATGCGCGTTGCTCACCTGATTATCACTTATACCAGTCCGTTTCAAACGGAGCGTATGATTCAGCGGATGCAACATCCTGAATTTGATTTCTATATTCATGTGGATGCTAAATTTCCACTGGAATCTCATGATAATTTAAAGAAGTACCCCAATGTATATTTTATCCAGAATAGGGTAGATGTTCAGTGGGCTGCTTATAGTACCATTCAGGCTGAATTTAATGGATTGCAGGAAATTTTGGATTCTGCAAGAACCTATGATTTTATCAGTTTAATGAGTGGTCAAGACTATCCTATAAAAACGACTGAGCAGATGCAGTCTTTTTTTGATGAAAGAAAAGGGAAATTGTTGCTAAAATACCGGGCGTTCAGCGGTGAGTGGGAAGAGGGAATGAAAAGGGTTAATAAATACCATATGACCGACTTTCGTTTCAAAGGGCAATTTCTGTTAGAGAAACTGATAAACTTTTTTGTTAAAAGAACGGACCAGCCTAAGGGCATGAAATTTTATGGTAGTTCTATGTTTTGGGCAATTAGTCCTGAAGCGGCTGAATATGTATTGAAAACAGTTGACCGGGTTCCCAAAATGCGTCGTTTTTTCAAATATTCATGGGCACCTGATGAGTTCTTGTTTCAGACAATATTACTGAATTCACCTTTTGCCAGTAAGGTGATAAATGAGAATTGTCACTATTACAAACATCCCCCTCAAACACCTAGTCCTAAAACATTTGATAGTTCCGACTTTGATGATATTATTGCTTCTGATCGTTTATACGCCAGAAAATTTGATATGGCAAAAGCCCCTGAATTGTTAGACAGAATTGATAATTTTTTGACAGCAAAAACTCTAGATTGA
- the tuf gene encoding elongation factor Tu: protein MAKETFKREKPHVNVGTIGHVDHGKTTLTAAITITLSKKGMGNVAKKYDEIDGAPEERERGITINTAHVEYQTENRHYAHVDCPGHADYVKNMITGAAQMDGAILVVAATDGPMPQTKEHILLARQVGVPRIVVFMNKVDLVDDPELLELVEMEIRELLTSYGFDGDNTPIIQGSATGALAEDPKWVGKIDELMEAVDTYIPLPPRPIDMPFLMSVEDVFSITGRGTVATGRIERGIIKVGEAVEIVGLMESPLSSTVTGVEMFKKLLDEGQAGDNAGLLLRGIEKKDIRRGMVICKPGSITPHTDFKGEVYVLSKEEGGRHTPFFNKYRPQFYFRTTDVTGEVTLPEGTEMVMPGDNINLTVKLIQPIAMEKGLKFAIREGGRTVGAGQVTEILK, encoded by the coding sequence ATGGCAAAAGAGACCTTTAAGAGGGAAAAACCTCACGTAAACGTAGGTACCATTGGTCACGTTGACCATGGTAAAACTACTTTGACTGCAGCTATTACCATTACCTTATCTAAGAAAGGTATGGGTAACGTTGCTAAGAAATATGATGAAATCGACGGTGCTCCTGAAGAAAGAGAGCGTGGTATTACCATCAATACTGCTCACGTTGAGTATCAAACCGAAAATCGTCACTATGCGCACGTAGACTGTCCAGGTCACGCTGACTATGTGAAGAACATGATTACTGGTGCTGCTCAAATGGACGGTGCTATTTTAGTTGTGGCTGCTACAGATGGTCCTATGCCTCAAACCAAAGAGCATATCTTGTTGGCTCGTCAGGTAGGTGTACCTCGTATCGTGGTATTCATGAACAAGGTTGACCTTGTTGATGATCCTGAATTACTTGAACTAGTAGAAATGGAAATCCGTGAGCTATTAACTTCTTATGGATTTGACGGAGATAATACCCCAATCATCCAGGGTTCTGCAACTGGTGCACTAGCTGAAGATCCAAAGTGGGTTGGTAAAATTGACGAATTAATGGAAGCTGTAGATACTTACATTCCATTGCCTCCTCGTCCAATTGATATGCCTTTCTTGATGTCTGTAGAAGACGTGTTCTCAATTACAGGTCGTGGTACTGTTGCTACTGGTCGTATTGAGCGTGGTATCATCAAAGTAGGTGAAGCTGTTGAAATCGTAGGTTTAATGGAGTCTCCATTATCTTCTACTGTAACTGGTGTTGAAATGTTCAAGAAATTATTGGACGAAGGTCAGGCTGGTGACAACGCAGGTTTATTGTTACGTGGTATTGAAAAGAAAGATATCCGTCGTGGTATGGTTATCTGTAAGCCAGGTTCAATTACTCCTCACACTGATTTCAAAGGTGAAGTATACGTACTAAGCAAGGAAGAAGGTGGACGTCACACTCCATTCTTTAACAAATATCGTCCTCAGTTCTACTTCAGAACTACAGACGTAACAGGTGAAGTTACTTTACCAGAAGGAACTGAAATGGTTATGCCTGGTGATAACATCAACTTGACTGTTAAATTGATTCAGCCAATCGCGATGGAAAAAGGTTTGAAGTTCGCGATCCGTGAAGGTGGCCGTACCGTAGGTGCTGGTCAGGTAACTGAAATCCTTAAGTAA